The Kangiella marina genome window below encodes:
- a CDS encoding DUF2339 domain-containing protein — MDGIIGFLLLLALFVVLGAIFGWVAFFRTSRLDEAYQRLAADYKKLKQQVREQSSTSQQTVDKTNQTLKHSPSSMSDKPNPERLATKAVTQPTATASTKQTAPKTTQVPSTSAKPTSTTPPKKTSRQPKPQADWQRSLVENWMIWLGGISVGLAGIFMVKYSIDAGMLGPKTQISMAIITGIVLHIAAEWLRRRNKGSDPVFASLAGGASITLYAALLAALHVYHLVEPGTIFIALAIVSLFTMGMALLHGPVLAILGLIGAYVVPILVSTGSGNMVAALIYTLIISASALLLTRYVFRNWLWWSIIAGSLGWWALSLTTNQADDFRAIYLAILAWALLAIPYFDWLLSGKRDSNEHQTLTPTISIASRSFSVLQLVLSLILLAWGISMYAEGYGALRFALWSPLIIVSFFAAQGRKQLCLLPWLALVIQWFVWFAIGFEQQTGHAAYQFRALPDNLTQHFLTFAGLSALLYSGFAVWQWLRQGFSHPRASLALLAPLIWLSLSYLQVHGHTQSLYWGSVALGIGLSYALIAGLRLKRSSTDDVALWFTLSAHFAYSLAAVLFFREAMLSLALAAQMVSLAWLTKRYSFPWLQLLLKVVVSAVVIRLTLNPWLADYPTDIHWSIYTYGGSTAFAFLASRLCSDGGKIKLWLEAASLHLLVLTLGTELRYWLYDGAIFSEQYHLTEAAINTSLWAGLSLVYYRRATISDQLASFYRLCSNILLILASASYVIAVIPKNPWWNSNVISDTPIFNLLLLAYGAPIILALLVALYHQPKSRSFAFKVSGFALFLFITLEIRHLWKGSDMLLTYSTGHGELYTYSVVWMLLAIAAVLFGANWQNKLLNKTGMALLAVVIGKIFLIDMSGLDGLWRVASFMGLGLALLGLAWLYRRVTTDTDNNTSS, encoded by the coding sequence ATGGATGGAATAATAGGGTTTCTGCTCTTATTGGCTTTATTTGTAGTGCTCGGTGCTATTTTCGGTTGGGTTGCTTTTTTTCGGACTAGCAGACTAGATGAGGCTTATCAAAGACTTGCTGCCGACTATAAAAAACTTAAGCAACAAGTCAGGGAACAATCATCAACTTCACAACAAACTGTTGATAAAACTAATCAAACCCTAAAACATTCTCCCAGCTCTATGTCTGATAAGCCTAATCCCGAACGTTTGGCTACTAAAGCTGTAACACAACCCACAGCAACAGCATCGACTAAACAGACAGCCCCAAAAACAACTCAAGTACCGTCTACCTCGGCAAAACCTACGAGCACAACACCACCCAAAAAAACCAGTCGCCAACCGAAACCTCAAGCGGATTGGCAGCGTTCCTTGGTCGAAAACTGGATGATCTGGTTAGGCGGTATCTCGGTCGGTTTGGCTGGCATTTTCATGGTCAAATACAGCATCGATGCCGGCATGTTAGGCCCTAAAACACAAATTAGTATGGCCATTATCACCGGCATTGTGCTGCACATAGCCGCGGAATGGCTTCGTCGTCGCAACAAAGGCAGCGACCCAGTGTTCGCTTCGCTCGCGGGCGGTGCCAGCATTACGCTGTACGCTGCTCTATTGGCTGCATTACATGTTTATCACTTGGTTGAGCCCGGAACCATTTTCATCGCCTTAGCGATAGTTTCGTTATTCACAATGGGCATGGCGTTATTGCATGGCCCTGTACTTGCCATATTAGGCTTAATCGGTGCTTACGTTGTGCCTATTTTAGTCAGTACCGGTAGCGGTAACATGGTCGCGGCTTTAATTTACACCCTGATCATCAGTGCTTCGGCGCTACTGCTCACCCGCTATGTTTTCCGAAATTGGTTGTGGTGGAGCATTATCGCTGGCTCATTAGGCTGGTGGGCACTATCCCTCACCACCAATCAGGCAGATGACTTCCGCGCCATCTACTTAGCAATTTTGGCATGGGCGCTTCTCGCCATTCCTTACTTCGACTGGTTGCTCAGCGGTAAGCGAGACTCAAACGAGCACCAGACACTAACGCCTACTATCTCTATTGCCAGCCGCTCTTTTTCTGTGCTGCAACTAGTCCTAAGTCTTATCTTACTCGCATGGGGTATCAGCATGTACGCCGAGGGCTACGGTGCATTAAGGTTTGCCTTATGGTCACCGCTAATTATTGTAAGTTTTTTTGCAGCCCAAGGTCGCAAGCAACTATGCCTGCTACCTTGGCTCGCGCTGGTGATTCAATGGTTCGTTTGGTTTGCCATCGGCTTTGAACAGCAAACTGGGCATGCTGCTTATCAATTCCGTGCCTTACCCGATAATCTCACACAACACTTTCTAACTTTTGCTGGACTGAGCGCATTGCTCTATTCCGGCTTTGCTGTTTGGCAGTGGTTGCGTCAGGGCTTTTCTCACCCTAGAGCATCGTTGGCACTACTTGCGCCGCTTATCTGGTTATCCTTGTCCTATTTACAGGTTCATGGGCATACCCAGTCGCTGTACTGGGGATCGGTCGCGCTTGGCATAGGGCTTAGCTATGCCCTGATTGCCGGGCTTCGCCTTAAGCGCAGTAGCACTGATGACGTTGCATTATGGTTTACGCTGTCAGCCCATTTTGCCTACTCTCTGGCCGCCGTATTATTCTTCCGCGAAGCCATGCTCTCGCTCGCATTAGCCGCGCAAATGGTATCTTTGGCTTGGTTAACGAAGCGTTATTCGTTTCCTTGGTTACAGCTGTTATTAAAAGTTGTGGTTTCCGCTGTGGTCATACGCCTAACGCTAAATCCCTGGCTCGCTGATTACCCTACGGATATCCATTGGTCGATTTACACTTATGGTGGCTCAACTGCCTTCGCTTTCTTGGCCAGCCGTCTCTGCTCCGACGGTGGAAAGATCAAGCTTTGGTTAGAAGCAGCCAGCTTACACCTACTGGTACTAACGCTTGGCACCGAGCTTCGTTATTGGCTTTACGATGGTGCGATTTTCTCTGAGCAATACCATCTCACTGAAGCTGCGATCAACACTTCGCTATGGGCAGGGTTATCGCTTGTTTATTACCGCCGAGCCACTATCAGCGATCAGTTAGCGTCTTTTTACCGATTGTGCTCAAACATTCTATTGATATTGGCCTCAGCCAGCTACGTTATCGCTGTCATCCCTAAAAACCCATGGTGGAACAGCAATGTCATCAGCGACACACCAATATTTAACTTATTGTTATTAGCCTATGGCGCTCCTATCATCCTTGCGTTGTTAGTCGCACTTTACCACCAGCCTAAGTCCCGGTCGTTCGCCTTCAAAGTCAGTGGATTCGCGCTCTTTCTTTTCATCACGCTGGAAATTCGCCACCTGTGGAAAGGCAGCGACATGTTGTTGACATACTCCACCGGCCATGGCGAGCTCTATACCTACTCTGTCGTCTGGATGCTTCTAGCCATAGCCGCAGTCTTGTTTGGCGCAAATTGGCAGAATAAGCTTCTCAATAAAACCGGCATGGCCTTACTCGCCGTAGTCATCGGTAAGATATTCCTTATTGATATGTCAGGACTCGACGGACTTTGGCGCGTCGCCTCATTTATGGGATTAGGTTTAGCGTTACTTGGGCTGGCGTGGTTGTATCGTAGGGTTACCACTGACACAGATAATAACACTAGTAGTTGA
- a CDS encoding OsmC family protein, whose amino-acid sequence MKVTVDWVNDLNFIGKNSKRQNVMFGGEGDYVSPMENLLMSIGACSSVDVVMILQKARQNITGCHCEVDSERADEPPRRFTGLTLKFVVRGKDLSTKQVKKAVDLSVEKYCSVMHSLDPNMPVKTSYEIVPV is encoded by the coding sequence ATGAAAGTAACTGTCGACTGGGTCAACGACCTCAATTTTATTGGCAAAAACAGCAAAAGACAAAACGTTATGTTCGGTGGGGAAGGCGATTACGTCTCACCGATGGAGAATCTATTAATGTCTATCGGTGCTTGTTCATCGGTCGACGTGGTGATGATTCTACAAAAAGCACGCCAAAACATTACCGGTTGTCACTGTGAAGTTGACTCAGAGCGTGCCGACGAGCCGCCTCGTCGCTTTACAGGATTAACGCTTAAATTCGTGGTGCGGGGTAAAGACTTATCCACTAAGCAGGTCAAAAAAGCGGTGGATTTATCGGTAGAAAAATATTGCTCGGTGATGCACTCGTTGGATCCGAACATGCCGGTCAAGACCAGCTATGAAATCGTGCCAGTGTAA
- a CDS encoding DUF6869 domain-containing protein, producing MTEIELETIANDFIKYYEEAADTQTANLYNLSQSSPYFWAEELIMDLTFESPDKLWPIILAIFAKKPPQSVIEVLAAGPLEDYLATNNEEFIVNVENRAKEDPKFASLLGGVWQNGMTEETWTRVQKVWDRSGWDGVPE from the coding sequence ATGACAGAAATCGAATTAGAAACTATTGCGAACGACTTTATTAAATATTACGAAGAAGCCGCTGATACACAGACAGCTAATCTCTATAACCTATCGCAATCCTCTCCGTATTTCTGGGCAGAAGAACTTATTATGGATCTCACTTTTGAATCCCCAGACAAGCTTTGGCCAATAATCCTCGCTATTTTCGCAAAAAAACCACCGCAATCAGTCATTGAGGTCTTAGCCGCAGGTCCACTTGAAGATTACCTTGCCACCAATAATGAAGAATTTATTGTTAATGTCGAGAATCGCGCTAAAGAAGATCCAAAATTTGCATCTTTACTAGGAGGCGTTTGGCAAAACGGTATGACTGAAGAAACTTGGACACGCGTGCAGAAGGTTTGGGATCGTTCTGGCTGGGACGGTGTTCCAGAATAA
- a CDS encoding aminodeoxychorismate/anthranilate synthase component II → MRKIWWIFAALMVIATFGHYVSDQSAIEQCLEADGSFHYDDDYCSQKSIYEGDKGFVGNHWPLVTMLLLSLGFLIVSLVIKTPPVSRRKLLMVDNYDSFTYNLVQYFGQLGLEVLVKRNDELTIAEVEALKPDYIVISPGPCTPNESGITLDILEKLASDYPILGVCLGHQAMAQVFGGKVIQAKQVMHGKTSPIYHNNTGVFESLPNPFEATRYHSLIVDKLSLPEEFEITAWTEDEEGELEYIMGIKHKTLKLEGVQFHPESILSEKGHQLLKNFIESAKQA, encoded by the coding sequence ATGCGTAAGATTTGGTGGATATTTGCAGCGCTGATGGTGATTGCAACTTTTGGCCATTACGTCAGCGATCAGAGTGCCATTGAGCAGTGCCTTGAGGCCGATGGAAGCTTCCACTATGACGATGACTATTGTTCACAAAAGTCGATCTATGAGGGTGACAAGGGCTTTGTCGGCAACCATTGGCCATTAGTGACCATGTTGCTTTTAAGTTTAGGGTTCTTGATCGTCAGCCTAGTCATAAAAACACCACCGGTCAGCCGGCGAAAGTTATTGATGGTCGATAACTATGATTCCTTTACTTACAACTTAGTGCAGTATTTCGGGCAGTTAGGGCTTGAAGTGTTAGTCAAACGAAACGATGAATTGACGATTGCGGAAGTCGAAGCTTTAAAACCAGACTATATCGTGATTTCGCCGGGTCCTTGCACTCCCAACGAATCGGGTATTACGCTCGATATTTTGGAAAAGTTAGCCAGTGACTATCCGATACTGGGAGTGTGCCTTGGTCATCAGGCCATGGCGCAGGTCTTCGGCGGCAAAGTCATTCAAGCAAAGCAAGTCATGCACGGTAAAACCTCGCCGATTTATCATAACAATACCGGTGTCTTTGAAAGTCTACCAAATCCTTTCGAAGCCACGCGATACCATTCGCTTATTGTGGATAAACTAAGTTTGCCTGAAGAATTTGAAATTACCGCTTGGACCGAAGACGAAGAAGGTGAGTTGGAGTACATCATGGGCATTAAGCACAAAACCTTAAAGCTGGAAGGTGTCCAGTTCCACCCAGAATCGATCTTGAGCGAAAAAGGGCATCAGTTGCTGAAGAATTTTATTGAGTCTGCGAAACAAGCATAA
- the crp gene encoding cAMP-activated global transcriptional regulator CRP — protein sequence MALPYHLAQDETIQWFLNHCQRRRFPTKSTLIYAGDSSNTLYFLLEGSVTVLIEDDEGRELVLAYLNPGDFFGEMGLFTEEHDRTAWVRTKTECEVAEISYDKFRQLTKENPDVLFKLATQLANRLQKTSRKVGDLAFLDVTGRVAHALLELAKEPDAMTHPDGMQIKVTRQELSRIVGCSREMVGRVLKALEEQDHIHVKGKTMVIFGAR from the coding sequence ATGGCGTTACCTTATCATTTGGCTCAAGACGAGACCATTCAGTGGTTTCTTAATCATTGTCAGAGACGCCGTTTCCCTACTAAAAGTACCCTGATCTACGCAGGCGATTCTTCGAACACCCTGTATTTTCTTCTAGAAGGCTCGGTTACCGTTCTAATTGAAGATGATGAAGGTCGTGAGTTAGTACTCGCTTACCTTAATCCTGGTGATTTCTTCGGCGAAATGGGCTTGTTTACCGAAGAGCATGATCGTACCGCTTGGGTCAGAACCAAAACCGAATGTGAAGTAGCGGAAATCAGCTACGATAAATTCCGCCAGCTGACCAAAGAAAATCCTGATGTCTTATTTAAGTTAGCCACTCAGTTAGCGAACCGCCTGCAAAAAACCAGCCGCAAAGTGGGCGACTTGGCATTCCTAGACGTCACAGGTCGTGTTGCACACGCCTTGTTAGAGCTAGCGAAAGAACCCGATGCTATGACGCACCCTGATGGCATGCAAATTAAAGTCACGCGCCAAGAGTTAAGCCGTATCGTTGGCTGTTCTCGTGAAATGGTTGGGCGTGTCTTGAAAGCACTTGAAGAGCAAGATCATATCCATGTAAAAGGAAAAACCATGGTGATCTTCGGCGCTCGCTAG
- the aroE gene encoding shikimate dehydrogenase — translation MSNPLLRYGVVGNPISHSMSPQLHQQFAQQIGITIVYSKYCPSRLGFNRVLNDFFQTGGKGLNVTAPFKLDALNYADLITDRAKDSNSVNTLVYTLEGILGDSTDGIGFLRDLYAKQKQHSIDFQNKRAVLLGAGGVARCIAQSLLLDGFEVYLINRTQSKAEQLAKDLSHLGTIELYEFSTPREAIAVDLIVNSVSFNADKFLTQIHFAESAVAYDLNYGDKAGQFLEAAKPHTNHQFHGLGMLIEQGAESFGLWTGKYPDTSTIKL, via the coding sequence ATGAGCAATCCACTATTACGCTACGGCGTGGTCGGTAACCCGATATCACACAGTATGTCGCCGCAACTGCACCAGCAGTTCGCGCAGCAAATAGGCATCACTATCGTCTATTCAAAATACTGCCCAAGTAGATTGGGGTTTAACCGTGTGCTCAATGATTTTTTCCAGACAGGCGGCAAAGGCCTCAACGTAACCGCGCCTTTTAAGCTCGACGCCTTAAACTATGCAGATTTAATTACTGATCGGGCCAAAGACTCTAACAGCGTCAACACACTGGTCTATACGCTCGAAGGTATTCTCGGCGATAGTACCGACGGTATTGGCTTTCTGCGCGACTTATACGCCAAACAAAAACAGCACAGCATCGACTTTCAGAATAAACGAGCCGTTCTTCTTGGCGCCGGTGGTGTCGCCCGTTGTATCGCCCAATCACTATTACTTGATGGTTTCGAGGTTTACCTAATCAATCGCACCCAGAGCAAAGCTGAGCAGCTAGCAAAAGATTTGTCACATTTGGGTACTATTGAGCTATACGAATTCTCTACTCCCAGAGAAGCGATAGCCGTAGACCTCATCGTCAACTCCGTCAGCTTTAACGCCGACAAGTTTCTAACTCAAATTCACTTTGCCGAAAGCGCCGTCGCCTACGACCTTAATTATGGCGACAAAGCCGGCCAGTTCCTAGAAGCCGCAAAACCCCACACCAATCACCAATTTCATGGCCTTGGCATGCTGATTGAACAAGGTGCTGAATCGTTTGGACTTTGGACGGGGAAGTATCCGGATACATCAACTATCAAGCTATAA
- the rpe gene encoding ribulose-phosphate 3-epimerase yields MQNIVIAPSILSADFARLGEEVENVLKAGADWVHFDVMDNHYVPNLTIGPMVCQALRDYGIDAPIDVHLMVEPVDRIIPDFAKAGATYISFHPEASKHVDRTIGLIKEHGCKAGVVLNPATPVSVLEYIIDKVDLVLLMSVNPGFGGQSFIPSTLRKCQEVRQLIDQTGRDIRLEIDGGVKIDNIEEIAACGVDTFVAGSAIFNTDDYQATVEQMKANASKGISR; encoded by the coding sequence ATGCAGAATATTGTTATCGCGCCTTCTATCCTCTCTGCCGACTTCGCCCGTCTAGGCGAAGAAGTTGAAAATGTCCTAAAGGCTGGAGCAGACTGGGTCCATTTTGATGTTATGGACAACCACTACGTTCCTAACTTAACGATTGGCCCTATGGTCTGCCAAGCGCTAAGAGATTATGGCATTGACGCGCCAATTGATGTACACCTGATGGTTGAGCCTGTGGATAGAATCATTCCTGATTTTGCTAAAGCCGGCGCGACTTATATCAGCTTCCATCCAGAAGCATCAAAGCATGTGGATCGGACCATTGGTTTGATCAAAGAGCATGGCTGCAAAGCTGGCGTAGTACTCAACCCTGCTACACCGGTGAGCGTACTGGAGTATATTATCGACAAGGTAGACTTAGTGTTGTTGATGTCGGTTAACCCTGGTTTTGGCGGGCAAAGTTTTATTCCTTCGACGCTGCGCAAGTGCCAAGAAGTGAGACAGCTGATCGATCAAACCGGTCGCGATATTCGTCTTGAAATTGATGGTGGCGTTAAAATCGACAATATTGAAGAAATTGCTGCATGTGGCGTCGATACCTTCGTTGCCGGCTCGGCCATTTTCAATACGGATGACTATCAAGCGACGGTTGAACAAATGAAAGCCAATGCGTCAAAAGGCATTTCACGCTAA
- the gph gene encoding phosphoglycolate phosphatase (PGP is an essential enzyme in the glycolate salvage pathway in higher organisms (photorespiration in plants). Phosphoglycolate results from the oxidase activity of RubisCO in the Calvin cycle when concentrations of carbon dioxide are low relative to oxygen. This enzyme is a member of the Haloacid Dehalogenase (HAD) superfamily of aspartate-nucleophile hydrolase enzymes (PF00702).): MTSLKSPQLVIFDLDGTLVDSAADIQIAANHTFLELDLPEQPLTQIKRWIGGGAQVFVEQALHHFGKNEWFEKTYELFMQCYRALPADRTIMFEGVQGFIQCLKLANIKMAVVSNKPHELIEPILKHLDIERYFEVVLGGDSLAEKKPSPEPLLHVCRQLDIKPENSWMVGDSSKDSQAAANAKMPFVGVSYGYALMASDIRPQEVPHTVVDNLEQLIPLISVETNAYA, encoded by the coding sequence ATGACCTCATTGAAATCGCCCCAGCTGGTCATTTTTGATCTTGATGGGACGCTCGTCGACAGTGCCGCGGACATTCAGATCGCGGCTAATCATACGTTCTTAGAATTAGACTTACCTGAGCAACCCTTAACCCAAATTAAACGCTGGATAGGCGGTGGTGCTCAGGTTTTTGTCGAACAGGCTTTACACCATTTTGGCAAAAACGAATGGTTCGAAAAAACGTATGAACTCTTTATGCAGTGCTACCGAGCCTTACCTGCCGATCGCACCATCATGTTTGAGGGCGTGCAGGGTTTTATTCAGTGCTTAAAGCTAGCCAATATTAAAATGGCGGTGGTTAGCAATAAACCGCATGAGCTAATAGAGCCGATCCTAAAGCATCTTGATATCGAGCGCTATTTTGAAGTGGTGTTGGGTGGCGATAGCTTAGCTGAGAAGAAGCCTAGCCCAGAACCACTATTGCACGTTTGTCGTCAGTTAGACATTAAGCCTGAAAACAGCTGGATGGTTGGCGATTCATCGAAAGATTCCCAAGCGGCGGCTAACGCTAAAATGCCTTTTGTAGGCGTTAGCTATGGCTACGCTTTAATGGCAAGCGATATAAGACCGCAAGAAGTCCCTCATACGGTCGTCGATAATTTAGAACAATTGATTCCTTTAATCTCAGTGGAGACGAATGCTTATGCGTAA
- a CDS encoding VOC family protein — protein sequence MKRPAQHLGMRHLALFVDDLAAAEHFYVELLGMDVEWRPDEDNVYLTSKGHDNLALHRKQPDLDTSGGQKLDHLGFIMNNAEEVEQWFEFLKEHGVQMLTEPRRHRDGATSFYCLDPDGNRVQMIHHPPIAGS from the coding sequence ATGAAACGACCAGCACAGCATCTTGGTATGCGCCACCTCGCTCTATTTGTTGATGACTTAGCTGCCGCAGAGCATTTTTACGTCGAGTTGCTCGGTATGGACGTCGAATGGCGTCCAGATGAGGACAACGTCTACTTAACCTCGAAAGGCCACGACAACCTCGCGCTGCATCGTAAACAGCCTGATTTAGACACGTCTGGTGGTCAAAAGCTCGATCACCTCGGTTTTATTATGAATAACGCCGAAGAGGTGGAGCAATGGTTTGAATTTTTGAAAGAACATGGCGTCCAAATGCTGACTGAACCACGCAGACATCGCGACGGCGCAACCAGTTTTTACTGTCTTGATCCGGATGGGAATAGAGTACAGATGATTCATCATCCACCGATTGCTGGCTCCTGA